In the genome of Mycoplasmopsis pulmonis, one region contains:
- the yaaA gene encoding S4 domain-containing protein YaaA: MTILIKGEFLTIGQLIKKIKLIDSGGQIKQFMQSHQVKINGKLINTRNTKVRVGDTIWIDDQLYTIKAQNNEE; this comes from the coding sequence ATGACAATACTAATTAAAGGTGAGTTTTTAACAATTGGTCAACTAATTAAAAAAATAAAACTAATAGATTCTGGTGGACAAATTAAACAATTTATGCAAAGCCATCAAGTTAAAATAAATGGTAAATTAATAAACACCAGAAACACTAAAGTAAGAGTTGGAGACACCATTTGAATAGATGATCAACTTTATACAATCAAAGCACAAAATAATGAGGAATAA
- a CDS encoding DNA polymerase III subunit beta family protein → MKLFLEKSRFLRFLENTTKIIESNNSNYELRGAYFQVRQDKIILISSNEDISIKNEYLLDGIKNKTEGESDFLVLNSLLKNIIKKCSDSIILEKEKNTLKIFSDLQSYEINLLDHERFPDIKFGLNNSQLQLKTEQFKQALKNVVFAADLSNAQELLLNSVNLSLKNNILTLVATNRARIAMQKIKTEDSQEFNLTINSKVVKELISLSMSNTLILSPGTFELKIKSGNLEIKTKVIEIPYMNVENVFPNKFNFVIHIDKKELLSLIDKVSIVNDEKNGNKILIEYNPSKKEKKLKLSSYWPDLGFSEVFSDNFEVESEILLKFFINANYLKESINVFDGMISIFITENKDRMVISSETNLNNKQLIAALRGH, encoded by the coding sequence ATGAAATTATTTTTAGAGAAAAGTAGATTCTTAAGGTTTTTGGAAAATACTACAAAAATTATTGAATCTAACAACTCAAATTATGAATTAAGAGGAGCTTATTTTCAAGTTAGGCAAGATAAAATAATTTTAATATCTTCAAATGAGGATATATCAATTAAAAATGAATATCTTTTAGATGGAATAAAAAATAAAACTGAAGGTGAAAGTGACTTTTTAGTACTTAATTCTTTGTTAAAAAACATAATAAAAAAATGTAGTGATTCAATAATTTTAGAAAAAGAAAAAAATACTTTAAAGATTTTTTCAGATCTACAAAGTTACGAAATTAATTTATTAGATCATGAAAGATTTCCTGACATAAAATTTGGTTTAAATAATAGCCAATTACAACTTAAAACAGAACAGTTTAAACAAGCTTTAAAAAATGTTGTTTTTGCAGCTGATTTAAGCAATGCTCAAGAATTGCTTTTAAATTCAGTAAATTTAAGTTTAAAAAATAATATTCTTACTCTTGTTGCAACAAATAGAGCAAGAATAGCAATGCAAAAAATTAAAACAGAGGATTCTCAAGAATTCAATTTAACAATTAATTCTAAAGTTGTAAAAGAGCTTATTTCTTTATCAATGTCAAATACTTTAATTCTTTCTCCTGGAACTTTTGAATTAAAAATTAAAAGCGGAAACTTAGAGATAAAAACTAAAGTTATTGAAATTCCTTATATGAATGTTGAAAATGTTTTTCCTAACAAATTTAATTTTGTAATTCATATTGATAAAAAAGAACTTTTAAGTTTAATTGATAAAGTCTCAATTGTCAATGATGAAAAAAACGGAAACAAAATTTTAATAGAATACAACCCATCAAAAAAAGAGAAGAAATTAAAATTATCTTCGTATTGACCTGATTTAGGTTTTTCTGAAGTTTTTTCTGATAACTTTGAGGTTGAAAGTGAAATATTATTAAAGTTTTTTATTAATGCAAATTATCTAAAAGAATCTATCAATGTTTTTGATGGAATGATTTCAATTTTTATAACCGAAAATAAAGATAGAATGGTTATAAGTTCAGAAACAAATTTAAATAACAAACAATTAATAGCAGCTCTAAGAGGACACTAA